The following is a genomic window from Bos taurus isolate L1 Dominette 01449 registration number 42190680 breed Hereford chromosome 11, ARS-UCD2.0, whole genome shotgun sequence.
GCTGGAGTTAGGAGGGGGTTTGGCAGCATGAAATCCACCTGGCAGGCGGTTTGGAAGGTAAGTCACCTATGTCATAAGGTAAGTCACCCATGTAGCTGCCTTTGAATCGATGGCTAAAAATGCTTGGGATGTACCTTGTAGGCAGCAAACATTCAGAATCATCGAAAGATTCTGAGCTAAAGAGAAATGTAATGAGTCTTGTTGTGGGAAAAGAAGGTTGGCAGATGTATGATGAACAGAGAAACAAGTTTTGTAGCTCATAGGCAAGGGAGAGGCTTCTGAACCAGAAGGGTGTCTGCAGAGGTAAGGCATCCTGGAAACACACACTGACAGGTGTTGCTGATGGATTAGAACACAGTTGAGGAGGGGCTAGAGGGAGGTGGGTCAAGGTGCAAGTCTGGGAGGGGTtggcagggagtgggaggggagtCCAGGGAAATGCAGAGGCAGAGGTGAGGGACGGGGGTGGAGGCACTGAAGGAAGAAGCCTGGAGTGAATGAGAACGTTTCAGGGGAAAACAGTCACCTGCAAGAAATAGTAACTATTGACACATTTTAGtgctatttttataaatttgcttAAACCAACACTGAATCTGAAAACTTGAGTATATTCTTATGTGATGATCAGAGCATATTTAACGTGTTCACACGCGTGTGGTCTGCAGAAAACTGACGCATCATGATCATTAGCAAGGATGCCAGGGTTGTAAGTCTCCGCCTTCCACCTGGCCCCAACCTCTGTTAGCTCCATCTTTTTTTAGGGTGAACAAAAGCAGACACAAGAAGCACTGGTCCCTCCACCTGAATTCAATATCATGGGGTCAGGGTAATCAACTTTATACCAATTAAATCTGGTGCTTTTTCTTCCTTACGAGAATCGAAAGTGGAGAGTTAGAGTGGTGTCAGCCATGTTCTTCCTGTAATCATCATCAAATCTCTCGTTCTGGGCCACGGTGAAGTAGTTCTTCCAATCCCCGATGACCCCTGGAACAGTCGTGGTAGGGAGTCAGTACTGTGGTGGGAGTGGGGTCGGGGGGTGTAGGGGAGGGGGACCTGGGAGGGGTGGTTCTCTGTTCTCCTGCTCTTGTATGAGGAGTTCTACCCCCTGCCCCGGAGACATTCCTCTGGCTGGCCCAGCAGGGCCTCCTCCAGGAGGGAGGAAGGATCACCTGTCTGGTTTGTGGGTCGGGAGATGGCAAGGTTGTGTGAGCAGCAGGGCTGAGGGCCACTCCTGTGTGTCCTTCCTGAGCATCGAAGCAAGGTCTGTGCCAACAGAGCAAGCAGGGCCTGCTAGTGGAGGGACTGCACGTGCCGTTTTGAGAAAAGAAGATTCCCCCCAATTCTCCAGTTGCAATccctgtttcctttcccaggctGGTTTTTCTCCATACGGTCATCTATTATCCTGCatgttttttcatttgctttcttgTGTACGGCTAGAATATAGTTTCCACGAGCGCTGAGCTTTCctgtgttttgttcactgctctgAACATTACCCAGAACAGAGCCCGGCACATAGTAGCCACTTGAAAAGTAGTTTTGAATGAATGGACCTTTCTGACAGCCTGGAACTCTCTATAAAGTGGATCCTTTGCTCCATCTGACTCGATTCTGTATCTTTTCACCTTATCAGCCAGAACTCCAGAGGGAACAGGAGGATATGCGGTTAGACCTAGACACCAAATCTCACTTTCCACTTGTGGCTGAATGTTAATTTCATCTGTGGTTTCTTAAATTGTTCTTTTCCCAGAATCCTTCATTATCaatcctatttttcttttgtatagaAAGGAAACTCCTCAGAGAGTATGAAATATTGGACAGTTCCTTTAGGATTATGACCAAAAGGAAACATTGAAAACCTTTTCTAATGAATGGAGAAATCGACTGGTTCATGTGTTCATTCGCAACCGACGTGTAGTTTGCCATCGGGTTCTGCTTCATGATGCTAAATGAAGTGTGGTAAAGAATTATATCCAGAAGTTTATCATCTAAGCTCTTTCCAATAAATTCTGCCAGCTTCTGAATTTCATGCTTTGGGTTCTACGAGCAGAGTCAAAAGAAAAGACTTGGTATAAGATAATGTAATCAATGAATAATAGTCTTAAAAGAATATTGAAACAAATTAATAATAGACATCAGTAATAAGCCatgagttaaaatttttaaaaattgtatctcACAAATGTTCAACTTTTCAGAAATGACTCATTTAGTTGTGGTACTCATACTGTTctctgtactgctgctgctgctgctactaagtcccTACAGttgtgtgcgaccccacagacagcagcccaccaggctcccgaaTTCCTGggagtctccaagcaagaacactggagtagggtgccgttgccttctccagttctcTATTAACTGCCGTCTTTACGCTGTTCTTGCTCTAACATGTGAACTGGGTCATGTCAGTAAGATGCTGGAAACACAGTGACCTGGAGTGCGTGGGACAGGCTCCACGGAGCAGTATGTCCAGGGTCAGGTCCAAATGTCCTGCTCCAGCCCGTCCGATAAATGCCCCCAGGGGAGGCACTGAACTGATGCTGAGCGCAGACGTCACAGTGGCTTCGGGGACCTGGCCACAGCGGCCTGTTTCCTGCTTCTGTCTGTGATGTACCAAAAAATCAGAGCCTCCAAAATCAGGCTCTCAGTTACAAATCCAAGGACAGAGATTGTCATTCTGTACAGACCCAGTGGAGTCACAAAAGTGCTGGGTAGATGACCATTTACCATCAGCTCTCATGACACCACCTCCTTCAGTCCTGATAGCATCTCTTGGGGTGTATATTACTATCTCCTCTCTAGTGACTTCTAACATCAAAATTCCTAGATGTCAAACATCTTCACAAAGAAGAATTGCCAGCAAGCAGTAAGCCAGAACTTGGGTTCGAGAATCCATAGTGTTTCCCACTGCACCAAATTTCTTAAACTGTTTCTTGAAACTCTCTCATTCCTCTAGCACTAAGGAAAGAAACCAAAATGTACTAGagacttttttccttctaatggGAATTTTAAAATACACGCCGCAAGGGGGGAGAATAGCATCGCTCATGTTTGCCATCCTCTGCCTGTAAGGAAAAGGTATCCCACAGCCCAGAGTTCTAGGAAGCTCGGGTGAGACTGTGATATGGAAACTCATGATGTGCCAGGTGTGCTGTGATGGGTGGACGGGGCAGCCAGCGAAACACAGCATCTCCTGTGCCCGACTGCAATCTGAGGGTCCCCGATGGGGTGCACACATTGCAACTGAAGCATTTATGGTCAAATGGGGACTTGTTAGGTGGCCTGGTCCTCACCTCCTTCATGTCCTCGTAGAAGAGATAGAGGATGCGGTGCTGGTCCTTGGCCTGCCACCAGCCCTTCACGTGGTCGTACCAGGAGCCCCAGCACACTGCAGGATGGGACCAGAACAGGGCCGTGAGTCACAGAAACCCAGTGACAAGTACACCCCCCATCCCCACCGCGGCCCCAGGAGGAGGATCCtaaagggagggaggaggtacCCCTTGTGATTCCTTCATGGTGAAGCcagctaaaggaaatcagtcctgaatattcattggaaggatggatgttgaagctgaaactccaatactttggccaatactgatgcgaagagctgactcattggaaaagaccctgatgctgggaaagactgaaggctggaggagaaggggatgacagaggatgagatggttggatggcatcactcactcagtgGGCATGAGACTGAGTAAAATCTGGGAgtagttgatggacagggaggcctggcatgctgcggtccatggggttgcaaagagttggatacaactgaacagCTGAATTGAACCAAAAGCCAGCAGAGCCCCTGCTGTTCTCAGAAACTGACACCTTTTTTGTAGAATGCTTGAGGGTTTTGAGACAGGATGGAAACGAAGGGCTCACCTTTCCCAGCCTGAAAACTCTCAAAGTATTCTTCCCAGGAGCCTGGAGCAGGAAGGTTTCTATTCATCCTGTGGAAGTGGTAATAAGACACCATGCTGTCCTTGGGATTCCTGGCTACATAGATCATCTAGAAgtggagagaggaaggggagaagcaAAACCAGGATTAGAACAGCAGGCAATGACGTGAGGGTGGGCATATTCCACACAGGTTGGTATTCCTGAGGCTGTGTTTCTGTGCTGTGGCTTTAGTGGGAGGTGGAAAGGATTCATGTCAATCTGCGTGTTGATGATGTGTGACCAGtggactttttgtttttgttttgtttttaacaagtgACATGTTTTAAGAGGAAATTGAAGACCACTCTGAGAGCCTTCTAAGGGGCCAAATCTGCATTCCTTTGGCTCCCTACCTTACAGTTTTTCTCCAGGAAAGATGGTGGCAGCAAATGGAAGGGGAGATGTGTCTTCAACATCCGGGGTGAGGTCATTGCATTCGCTTGTTTCAAGCCTGTGAAATTAGTTTTGAACaactttccattatttttttccatttgcttcaGAAACTTGCTGCCCCATTTTTACTCTATTAGGAACACTCCAGACCACCTGTAACTCTCTGTGGCTTTCGTATGAGAGAATGGGGGTTTTGGCTAGAGCCGTTTTTGTTTTTGCCACATAGTTTGTGGGAttctagttccccagccaggattGGTCATGCTTCCTGCAGTGAGAGCAtcatcttaaccactggccacTAGCAAAGTCTCTAGAACAGCTTTTAACCATACAATGAAGCAAGTAAATAAGAACCTGAAAAATTCCAATGCTTCCACCATAAAATTATCTTTCCTAGGCTTGTCTTTGTGGAATGAGTTTAATTTCTAATTGGAGAATCAaaacttacttttattttaaaacttttaaaatatttatatttattttaatatttatttatatttatttggctgcaccaggtcttaactGTGTTTCTAGTTTCCCTGagcaggcattgaacccaggtcccttgcattgagagcttggaatcttagccactggaccaccggcaACTTTACTCCTTTACCTTACTTTTGTATGAACAGAAACTCAATTAGAAAATGTCTGAAATATAGCCATGGCCAGACAGTGAAAAAGAGTCCTGAAGTCCATTGATGGTGGTTTGAACACCTGGGGTTCTGAAAgggctgctgtgcttagtcactcagtcatgtccaccaggctcttctgtctatggagttctccagacaagaatactgcaatgggttgccatttccttttctaggggatcttcccaacccaaggatggaactcacgtctcctgcatttgcaggtggattctttaccacagcaccaccttggaagcctgaGAGGGCTGCTGGCTAGTAAAAATTCTGGGTACATCTAGACCTGGGGTCAGATGCAGCCATGATGTACTCACCAGATAATCCTCGGGAAGGGATTGTCCACTCGATGAAGGGAAATCGCTCATGTGTGGGTGCCCTCTGGCTTTGCTTGACATCACCCCCGTTTTGTATCAAGTCCACAATCTCCTGAATCCACGTTGTTCCTTGATCCATGGGTAAGAACAGGAGGCACAGACATTATCTTCCGCATTTCTTAGGATATGAGCAAATGCTGGTTAGAGTAGCTGTGTGAACATTGAAGCCTGCTGTATATTGGAATTCAGAAAACATCCTTGTTTGTTTACATCTTGTGTTATCATAATACGGATTTTTAGGCAAACACTCCAGTTTGGAGTGGACATAAGATTCATAAATAGACAGTTCTTCTTTTCTCTGTCACAACCATTCATTAGGGTTGTCATGCTACAGAGTTGGTGGCATTGTTCCTTAGAAAGGTGGAGTGGAAGTCTTTCTCTCCCAGCTGTGATGTGGGGTCGTCCCTGTGTGATCTTCAGACTGTTTCCCAAGTGCACAGCCTGAGGTTGGTACCCAGGAGGCTTTGTTGTGTGTTGGCTAAATGAGCGAGTGATTAGGGCTTAGTCTCCGTGTTCACGCTGTCCTGTTTTTCCTGAAGGCTAGAAAGTGCATTTCCTAGGCTCCTTTGCCACTGAGATTCTCAACACCCTGAGACTGATTTACCTTCTGAGAGTTaaaagaaggagacagaggtctGAGGGTGGCCCCACCGGGTACAAGGTGTGTGGAAGCCACTCCACATATCTGGGTCAAGCACGGAGCTCGATCCAGAAGCTGCACCCGCCACActacccctggaggagggcttccATCTGCAGTTTCAGTCACTTATATGGGCCCCATCCTGACTAGCGTGGGGGCTGCTACCTATTCTGCAGCCTTGAAGACCTATTGAACCAGACGTCTGACCACGTCCATGTCAGGAGGAGATTGAATAGCAGTGGCGTTTTATTTCCTATATGAGTTGGTCTCTAATATTATCTGGCACCAACTCTTCATTACGGGTTAAAGGACCAATATTTCTTTAGCTATCAACTCAAAGGAAGTTGGAGTCATCTgtactaggttttttttttttttttttcagcctctaAGTCATCATTTATTGATTCATAGAGCACCCATCACATGATCCAGGTGCTTTACATACAGTAAACATCACAACAGAACTCTCATATAAATACAATCAacaaattacaggaaaaaaaaattggaatgaaGCAACATTAGGTCAAATTTCAAAGATGCTGAGAAGTGGCAGTACACAAAAGGTAATTCCACCAACTGGAGACCAGATGGGCAAAGATACACAGGCATGACAATCCCAAATGGGCAGATTTGTAGAGGGTGAATGAGCATATAAAATTTCACAACCAAGAATGAAGGCCATTAAAGATACTATGACACCCAAGTGATCACAGAACTAGTCGAAAAACCTCACAAAGATATTACCTTGTAATGACATGGAAACCAACCTCATTTGGATTTTAAGCTCACCAGAAGAGGCCAGAAAGCCACGGAAATAGTCCATCTCATTATGAGCCCAGACTGAAATCGATAAGCCTTTACAAGAAATTGGAGTAAATTTAGGAAACAGCCAACAGTTCTACAATCCATAAGAATATACAGGTGTTGTTGATAGTTGGCACGTGGTCAGGGAGAAAAATCCTTTCCCTAAAGCAGAGGACTCACCTCACACAAATGATGAGGCATTGCTGGGACAAAAGCCACCAGAATTAGTGTCACCTGAGTGTGGTTTAATATCAAATGTAGAGCCATTT
Proteins encoded in this region:
- the LOC100300896 gene encoding sulfotransferase 1C4 isoform X3; the protein is MDQGTTWIQEIVDLIQNGGDVKQSQRAPTHERFPFIEWTIPSRGLSGLKQANAMTSPRMLKTHLPFHLLPPSFLEKNCKMIYVARNPKDSMVSYYHFHRMNRNLPAPGSWEEYFESFQAGKVCWGSWYDHVKGWWQAKDQHRILYLFYEDMKENPKHEIQKLAEFIGKSLDDKLLDIILYHTSFSIMKQNPMANYTSVANEHMNQSISPFIRKGFQCFLLVIILKELSNISYSLRSFLSIQKKNRIDNEGFWEKNNLRNHR
- the LOC100300896 gene encoding sulfotransferase 1C4 isoform X2 — protein: MEALKSEGMSRVAVDYVEGILQPKPTCDTWDQIQSFQARPDDLLISSYPKAGTTWIQEIVDLIQNGGDVKQSQRAPTHERFPFIEWTIPSRGLSGLKQANAMTSPRMLKTHLPFHLLPPSFLEKNCKMIYVARNPKDSMVSYYHFHRMNRNLPAPGSWEEYFESFQAGKVCWGSWYDHVKGWWQAKDQHRILYLFYEDMKENPKHEIQKLAEFIGKSLDDKLLDIILYHTSFSIMKQNPMANYTSVANEHMNQSISPFIRKGVIGDWKNYFTVAQNERFDDDYRKNMADTTLTLHFRFS
- the LOC100300896 gene encoding sulfotransferase 1C4 isoform X1 yields the protein MEALKSEGMSRVAVDYVEGILQPKPTCDTWDQIQSFQARPDDLLISSYPKAGTTWIQEIVDLIQNGGDVKQSQRAPTHERFPFIEWTIPSRGLSGLKQANAMTSPRMLKTHLPFHLLPPSFLEKNCKMIYVARNPKDSMVSYYHFHRMNRNLPAPGSWEEYFESFQAGKVCWGSWYDHVKGWWQAKDQHRILYLFYEDMKENPKHEIQKLAEFIGKSLDDKLLDIILYHTSFSIMKQNPMANYTSVANEHMNQSISPFIRKGFQCFLLVIILKELSNISYSLRSFLSIQKKNRIDNEGFWEKNNLRNHR